One stretch of Mus pahari chromosome 15, PAHARI_EIJ_v1.1, whole genome shotgun sequence DNA includes these proteins:
- the Arl14epl gene encoding ARL14 effector protein-like produces MTEPSQKNNSTQEERTNHMFPEKSSQIGQKQLQQIERQLKCLAFQNPGPQVADFNPETRQQKKKARMSKMNEYFSVKYKVMKKYDKSGRLICNDVDLCDCLEKNCLGCFYPCPKCNSNKCGPECRCNRRWVYDAIVTESGEVISTLPFSVPD; encoded by the exons ATGACTGAACCATCACAGAAGAACAACTCCACTCAAGAGGAGCGCACTAACCACATGTTTCCAGAGAAAAGCAGTCAGATTGGACAGAAGCAACTG CAACAGATAGAACGGCAGCTAAAGTGCTTGGCATTTCAAAACCCTGGACCTCAGGTGGCAGATTTTAACCCCGAGACAaggcagcagaaaaagaaagCGCGGATGTCGAAGATGAATGAATACTTTTCTGTGAAGTACAA GGTGATGAAGAAGTACGACAAAAGCGGCAGGCTGATCTGTAACGACGTGGACCTGTGTGACTGCCTGGAGAAGAACTGCCTGGGATGCTTCTACCCGTGCCCCAAGTGCAACTCCAACAAGTGTGGGCCGGAGTGCCGCTGCAACCGCCGCTGGGTCTACGATGCCATAGTCACAGAGTCTGGAGAGGTCATCAGCACCCTGCCATTTAGTGTTCCTGACTAG